In one Oryza glaberrima chromosome 2, OglaRS2, whole genome shotgun sequence genomic region, the following are encoded:
- the LOC127764334 gene encoding zinc finger protein CONSTANS-LIKE 9-like isoform X3, whose translation MEPSYLDLDPSYFDLGSYLDPDHQQMASSSCSDIALLSDASFLQPLNMSNAPYVQLPMMDANINNEIGAATSSSELAQLIPQSSDHSLLQQLNINDETAYDQLPVIDTNSSNNNTGSEFPCVNFQSSNTGSLLGGSSNMFDGQDQQTSHIVLPEKSCPDPEKRQRAVQRYKEKKSNRRFVKQIMYASRKATADTRRRVRGRFVKASLEQGTSSNDNKQPKHEGN comes from the exons ATG GAACCTTCTTATCTGGATTTGGATCCTTCTTATTTCGATTTGGGATCCTATCTGGACCCTGATCATCAGCAAATGGCATCCTCATCGTGTTCAGACATCGCACTGTTATCAGATGCTAGCTTTCTGCAGCCTCTGAACATGAGCAACGCACCTTATGTTCAGTTACCGATGATGGACGCGAACATCAACAACGAGATAGGGGCAGCAACTTCATCTTCAGAACTCGCACAGCTCATACCGCAATCTTCAGATCATAGTCTTCTGCAACAACTGAACATAAACGACGAAACGGCATATGATCAGTTACCGGTGATAGACACAAACAGTAGCAACAACAACACAGGTTCAGAGTTTCCCTgtgtgaattttcagagctccaACACGGGCTCGCTGCTGGGTGGGAGCTCAAACATGTTTGACGGCCAAGATCAACAGACCTCGCATATCGTGCTGCCCGAGAAATCTTGCCCTGATCCGGAGAAGAGACAGCGAGCTGTGCAGAGATACAAGGAGAAAAAGAGCAACAGGAG GTTTGTCAAGCAGATAATGTACGCCTCCCGCAAGGCAACAGCAGACACGCGAAGGCGTGTCAGAGGCAGATTTGTGAAGGCCTCATTGGAGCAGGGCACCAGCTCTAATGACAATAAGCAGCCGAAGCATGAGGGAAATTGA
- the LOC127764334 gene encoding zinc finger protein CONSTANS-LIKE 9-like isoform X1, whose product MTNISSYYHHSININILIYIYTHVSFEMFEDANPDISKEMTTIGGEDLLVDNANQQDYFQAWTNSFDSVALMEPGALQEPSYLDLDPSYFDLGSYLDPDHQQMASSSCSDIALLSDASFLQPLNMSNAPYVQLPMMDANINNEIGAATSSSELAQLIPQSSDHSLLQQLNINDETAYDQLPVIDTNSSNNNTGSEFPCVNFQSSNTGSLLGGSSNMFDGQDQQTSHIVLPEKSCPDPEKRQRAVQRYKEKKSNRRFVKQIMYASRKATADTRRRVRGRFVKASLEQGTSSNDNKQPKHEGN is encoded by the exons ATGACTAACATATCATCTTATTACCATCATTCAATTAACATAAacatactaatatatatatatacacatgtctCATTTGAGATGTTTGAAGATGCGAATCCTGACATTAGTAAAGAGATGACGACAATAGGTGGAGAAGATTTACTTGTTGACAATGCAAATCAGCAAGATTACTTTCAAGCCTGGACAAACTCGTTTGATTCAGTCGCACTAATGGAACCAGGAGCATTGCAA GAACCTTCTTATCTGGATTTGGATCCTTCTTATTTCGATTTGGGATCCTATCTGGACCCTGATCATCAGCAAATGGCATCCTCATCGTGTTCAGACATCGCACTGTTATCAGATGCTAGCTTTCTGCAGCCTCTGAACATGAGCAACGCACCTTATGTTCAGTTACCGATGATGGACGCGAACATCAACAACGAGATAGGGGCAGCAACTTCATCTTCAGAACTCGCACAGCTCATACCGCAATCTTCAGATCATAGTCTTCTGCAACAACTGAACATAAACGACGAAACGGCATATGATCAGTTACCGGTGATAGACACAAACAGTAGCAACAACAACACAGGTTCAGAGTTTCCCTgtgtgaattttcagagctccaACACGGGCTCGCTGCTGGGTGGGAGCTCAAACATGTTTGACGGCCAAGATCAACAGACCTCGCATATCGTGCTGCCCGAGAAATCTTGCCCTGATCCGGAGAAGAGACAGCGAGCTGTGCAGAGATACAAGGAGAAAAAGAGCAACAGGAG GTTTGTCAAGCAGATAATGTACGCCTCCCGCAAGGCAACAGCAGACACGCGAAGGCGTGTCAGAGGCAGATTTGTGAAGGCCTCATTGGAGCAGGGCACCAGCTCTAATGACAATAAGCAGCCGAAGCATGAGGGAAATTGA
- the LOC127764334 gene encoding zinc finger protein CONSTANS-LIKE 9-like isoform X2: protein MTTIGGEDLLVDNANQQDYFQAWTNSFDSVALMEPGALQEPSYLDLDPSYFDLGSYLDPDHQQMASSSCSDIALLSDASFLQPLNMSNAPYVQLPMMDANINNEIGAATSSSELAQLIPQSSDHSLLQQLNINDETAYDQLPVIDTNSSNNNTGSEFPCVNFQSSNTGSLLGGSSNMFDGQDQQTSHIVLPEKSCPDPEKRQRAVQRYKEKKSNRRFVKQIMYASRKATADTRRRVRGRFVKASLEQGTSSNDNKQPKHEGN from the exons ATGACGACAATAGGTGGAGAAGATTTACTTGTTGACAATGCAAATCAGCAAGATTACTTTCAAGCCTGGACAAACTCGTTTGATTCAGTCGCACTAATGGAACCAGGAGCATTGCAA GAACCTTCTTATCTGGATTTGGATCCTTCTTATTTCGATTTGGGATCCTATCTGGACCCTGATCATCAGCAAATGGCATCCTCATCGTGTTCAGACATCGCACTGTTATCAGATGCTAGCTTTCTGCAGCCTCTGAACATGAGCAACGCACCTTATGTTCAGTTACCGATGATGGACGCGAACATCAACAACGAGATAGGGGCAGCAACTTCATCTTCAGAACTCGCACAGCTCATACCGCAATCTTCAGATCATAGTCTTCTGCAACAACTGAACATAAACGACGAAACGGCATATGATCAGTTACCGGTGATAGACACAAACAGTAGCAACAACAACACAGGTTCAGAGTTTCCCTgtgtgaattttcagagctccaACACGGGCTCGCTGCTGGGTGGGAGCTCAAACATGTTTGACGGCCAAGATCAACAGACCTCGCATATCGTGCTGCCCGAGAAATCTTGCCCTGATCCGGAGAAGAGACAGCGAGCTGTGCAGAGATACAAGGAGAAAAAGAGCAACAGGAG GTTTGTCAAGCAGATAATGTACGCCTCCCGCAAGGCAACAGCAGACACGCGAAGGCGTGTCAGAGGCAGATTTGTGAAGGCCTCATTGGAGCAGGGCACCAGCTCTAATGACAATAAGCAGCCGAAGCATGAGGGAAATTGA
- the LOC127761413 gene encoding zinc finger protein HD1-like codes for MDAGDDGGGGGVAVVPSCDSCRGERAVVHCAQHGGARLCLVCDLAAHHAAAARAHRRAPLCDACHAAPAVARSDHHAEAFCASCARDASRHCHRPAAAYTGIPGPAEMARIFSIDVPAPPPPPAAAATDEPWITDTLPFVPYDNSMSYTNYCYYPEVLKEANGKLILSLNL; via the coding sequence ATGGACGCCGgcgatgatggtggtggtggtggtgtcgcCGTCGTCCCGTCATGCGACTCGtgccgcggcgagcgcgccgtCGTGCACTGCGCccagcacggcggcgcgcgcctcTGCCTGGTCTgcgacctcgccgcccaccacgccgcggccgcgcgcgcgcaccggCGCGCCCCGCTCTGCGACGCGTGCCACGCCGCGCCCGCCGTGGCGCGCTCCGACCACCACGCCGAGGCGTTCTGCGCCTCGTGCGCGCGCGACGCCTcgcgccactgccaccgccccgccgccgcctacacCGGTATCCCCGGCCCCGCCGAGATGGCCCGCATCTTCTCTATCGACgtgccggcaccgccgccgccgccggcggcggcggcgacggatgAGCCGTGGATCACCGACACACTCCCATTCGTCCCATACGACAATAGTATGAGCTATACAAATTATTGTTATTATCCCGAGGTATTAAAAGAAGCCAATGGTAAACTCATTCTTTCCTTAAATCTCTAA
- the LOC127764640 gene encoding probable inactive linolenate hydroperoxide lyase codes for MVPSFPQPASAAAATRPIPGSYGPPLLGPLRDRLDYFWFQGPDDFFRRRAADHKSTVFRANIPPTFPFFLGVDPRVVAVVDAAAFTALFDPALVDKRDVLIGPYVPSLAFTRGTRVGVYLDTQDPDHARTKAFSIDLLRRAARNWAAELRAAVDDMLAAVEEDLNRAPDPAAASASYLIPLQKCIFRFLCKALVGADPAADGLVDRFGVYILDVWLALQLVPTQKVGVIPQPLEELLFHSFPLPSFVVKPGYDLLYRFVEKHGAAAVSIAEKEHGISKEEAINNILFVLGFNAFGGFSVFLPFLVMEVGKPGRDDLRRRLQEEVRRVLGGGDGGKAGFAAVREMALVRSTVYEVLRMQPPVPLQFGRARRDFVLRSHGGAAYEVGKGELLCGYQPLAMRDPAVFDRPEEFVPERFLGDDGEALLQYVYWSNGPETGEPSPGNKQCAAKEVVVATACMLVAELFRRYDDFECDGTSFTKLDKRELTPS; via the coding sequence ATGGTGCCGTCGTTCCCGcagccggcgagcgcggcggcggcgacgcggccgatACCGGGGAGCTACGGCCCGCCGTTGCTCGGCCCGCTCCGCGATCGCCTCGACTACTTCTGGTTCCAGGGCCCCGACGActtcttccgccgccgcgccgccgaccacaAGAGCACCGTGTTCCGCGCCAACATCCCGCCcaccttccccttcttcctcggcgtcgacccgcgcgtcgtcgccgtcgtcgatgccgccgccttcaccgcgCTCTTCGACCCGGCCCTCGTCGACAAGCGCGACGTCCTCATCGGCCCCTACGTCCCAAGCCTCGCCTTCACCCGCGGCACCCGCGTCGGCGTCTACCTCGACACCCAGGACCCCGACCACGCCCGCACCAAGGCCTTCTCCAtcgacctcctccgccgcgccgcccgcaactgggccgccgagctccgcgccgccgtcgacgacatgctcgccgccgtcgaggaagACCTCAACAGGGCGCCTgaccctgccgccgcctccgccagctACCTCATCCCGCTCCAGAAGTGCATCTTCCGCTTCCTCTGCAAGGcgctcgtcggcgccgacccGGCGGCGGACGGCCTCGTCGACCGCTTCGGCGTGTACATCCTCGACGTGTGGCTGGCGTTGCAGCTGGTGCCGACGCAGAAGGTGGGCGTCATCCCGCAGCCGCTGGAGGAGCTCCTGTTCCACTCCTTCCCGCTGCCGTCGTTCGTCGTCAAGCCCGGGTACGACCTCCTCTACCGCTTCGTGGAGaagcacggcgccgccgccgtgtccatCGCCGAGAAGGAGCACGGCATCAGCAAGGAGGAGGCCATCAACAACATCCTCTTCGTGCTCGGCTTCAACGCGTTCGGCGGCTTCTCGGTGTTCCTGCCGTTCCTGGTCATGGAGGTCGGCAAGCCCGGCCGGGAcgacctgcggcggcggctgcaggagGAGGTGCGCCGCgtgctgggcggcggcgacggcggcaaggccGGGTTCGCGGCGGTGAGGGAGATGGCGCTGGTGCGGTCGACGGTGTACGAGGTGCTCCGGATGCAGCCGCCGGTGCCGCTGCAGTTCGGGCGGGCGCGGCGAGACTTCGTGCTGCGgtcgcacggcggcgcggcgtacGAGGTGGGCAAGGGCGAGCTGCTGTGCGGGTACCAGCCGCTGGCCATGCGCGACCCGGCGGTGTTCGACCGGCCGGAGGAGTTCGTGCCGGAGAGGttcctcggcgacgacggcgaggcgctgCTGCAGTACGTGTACTGGTCCAACGGGCCGGAGACCGGCGAGCCGTCGCCGGGGAACAAACAGTGTGCCGCCAAGGAGGTGGTCGTCGCCACCGCGTGCATGCTCGTCGCCGAGCTTTTCCGGCGGTACGACGACTTCGAATGCGACGGCACCTCCTTCACCAAGCTCGACAAGCGGGAGCTCACTCCCAGCTAA
- the LOC127764638 gene encoding uncharacterized protein LOC127764638 isoform X3 has protein sequence MEVEEKSQRGEDCKKTKDLESANIIQDLRNMKSTGLTDENLKGFVGGILKDLTERDKNIEKKTISKDEGLGLLEQNYNTMRSYMLEDGKGDTKTGEQDMNYAEEIHQTNVLSLLDQDFIDDKFTSYTSLMEHIISSQPTRCNDLENSMLESSSTNVDFNYNLVNEVEQNGNDSMQTVIDAKNMSEVIPEMNFEAQVDSVQPWSLDLFNLQESIESSILSSEAKVLLKLILI, from the exons atggaggtggaggagaagagtCAGAGAGGAGAAGATTGCAAAAAAACGAAGGATTTAGAATCTGCAAACATAATTCAAGATCTGAGGAATATGAAATCAACAG GTTTGACAGATGAGAATTTGAAAGGTTTTGTTGGAG GTATTTTGAAGGATTTAACAGAGAGAGACAAAAACATTGAGAAGAAGACAATATCAAAAGATGAAG GACTTGGGTTACTGGAGCAAAATTATAATACGATGAGATCATATATGCTTGAAGATGGCAAAGGTGATACAAAAACTG gagaACAGGATATGAACTATGCAGAAGAAATACATCAAACCAATGTTCTATCACTATTGGATCAAGATTTCATTGAT GATAAATTTACTTCATACACTAGTCTAATGGAACATATTATATCTTCACAACCTACAAGATGCAATGATTTGGAG AATTCGATGTTAGAAAGCAGCAGCACAAATGTTGACTTCAATTATAATTTGGTGAATGag GTTGAACAAAATGGAAATGATTCTATGCAGACTGTCATTGATGCAAAAAATATGTCTGAGGTGATTCCAGAAATGAATTTTGAAGCTCAAGTTGATTCTGTACAACCTTGGTCTCTAGATTTGTTTAATCTACAAGAATCTATTGAG AGTTCAATTCTGTCTAGTGAGGCGAAAGTACTACTGAAGTTGATCCTGATTTGA
- the LOC127764638 gene encoding uncharacterized protein LOC127764638 isoform X2 — MEVEEKSQRGEDCKKTKDLESANIIQDLRNMKSTGLTDENLKGFVGGILKDLTERDKNIEKKTISKDEGLGLLEQNYNTMRSYMLEDGKGDTKTGEQDMNYAEEIHQTNVLSLLDQDFIDDKFTSYTSLMEHIISSQPTRCNDLENSMLESSSTNVDFNYNLVNEVEQNGNDSMQTVIDAKNMSEVIPEMNFEAQVDSVQPWSLDLFNLQESIEQQSSILSSEAKVLLKLILI, encoded by the exons atggaggtggaggagaagagtCAGAGAGGAGAAGATTGCAAAAAAACGAAGGATTTAGAATCTGCAAACATAATTCAAGATCTGAGGAATATGAAATCAACAG GTTTGACAGATGAGAATTTGAAAGGTTTTGTTGGAG GTATTTTGAAGGATTTAACAGAGAGAGACAAAAACATTGAGAAGAAGACAATATCAAAAGATGAAG GACTTGGGTTACTGGAGCAAAATTATAATACGATGAGATCATATATGCTTGAAGATGGCAAAGGTGATACAAAAACTG gagaACAGGATATGAACTATGCAGAAGAAATACATCAAACCAATGTTCTATCACTATTGGATCAAGATTTCATTGAT GATAAATTTACTTCATACACTAGTCTAATGGAACATATTATATCTTCACAACCTACAAGATGCAATGATTTGGAG AATTCGATGTTAGAAAGCAGCAGCACAAATGTTGACTTCAATTATAATTTGGTGAATGag GTTGAACAAAATGGAAATGATTCTATGCAGACTGTCATTGATGCAAAAAATATGTCTGAGGTGATTCCAGAAATGAATTTTGAAGCTCAAGTTGATTCTGTACAACCTTGGTCTCTAGATTTGTTTAATCTACAAGAATCTATTGAG CAACAGAGTTCAATTCTGTCTAGTGAGGCGAAAGTACTACTGAAGTTGATCCTGATTTGA
- the LOC127764638 gene encoding uncharacterized protein LOC127764638 isoform X5, with amino-acid sequence MEVEEKSQRGEDCKKTKDLESANIIQDLRNMKSTGLTDENLKGFVGGILKDLTERDKNIEKKTISKDEGEQDMNYAEEIHQTNVLSLLDQDFIDDKFTSYTSLMEHIISSQPTRCNDLENSMLESSSTNVDFNYNLVNEVEQNGNDSMQTVIDAKNMSEVIPEMNFEAQVDSVQPWSLDLFNLQESIEQQSSILSSEAKVLLKLILI; translated from the exons atggaggtggaggagaagagtCAGAGAGGAGAAGATTGCAAAAAAACGAAGGATTTAGAATCTGCAAACATAATTCAAGATCTGAGGAATATGAAATCAACAG GTTTGACAGATGAGAATTTGAAAGGTTTTGTTGGAG GTATTTTGAAGGATTTAACAGAGAGAGACAAAAACATTGAGAAGAAGACAATATCAAAAGATGAAG gagaACAGGATATGAACTATGCAGAAGAAATACATCAAACCAATGTTCTATCACTATTGGATCAAGATTTCATTGAT GATAAATTTACTTCATACACTAGTCTAATGGAACATATTATATCTTCACAACCTACAAGATGCAATGATTTGGAG AATTCGATGTTAGAAAGCAGCAGCACAAATGTTGACTTCAATTATAATTTGGTGAATGag GTTGAACAAAATGGAAATGATTCTATGCAGACTGTCATTGATGCAAAAAATATGTCTGAGGTGATTCCAGAAATGAATTTTGAAGCTCAAGTTGATTCTGTACAACCTTGGTCTCTAGATTTGTTTAATCTACAAGAATCTATTGAG CAACAGAGTTCAATTCTGTCTAGTGAGGCGAAAGTACTACTGAAGTTGATCCTGATTTGA
- the LOC127764638 gene encoding uncharacterized protein LOC127764638 isoform X4 codes for MYTETAKKQQLIDLDLNKKISQSGILKDLTERDKNIEKKTISKDEGLGLLEQNYNTMRSYMLEDGKGDTKTGEQDMNYAEEIHQTNVLSLLDQDFIDDKFTSYTSLMEHIISSQPTRCNDLENSMLESSSTNVDFNYNLVNEVEQNGNDSMQTVIDAKNMSEVIPEMNFEAQVDSVQPWSLDLFNLQESIEQQSSILSSEAKVLLKLILI; via the exons aTGTATACAGAAACAGCAAAAAAACAACAGCTGATTGACTTGGatttaaacaaaaaaatttcacaatcag GTATTTTGAAGGATTTAACAGAGAGAGACAAAAACATTGAGAAGAAGACAATATCAAAAGATGAAG GACTTGGGTTACTGGAGCAAAATTATAATACGATGAGATCATATATGCTTGAAGATGGCAAAGGTGATACAAAAACTG gagaACAGGATATGAACTATGCAGAAGAAATACATCAAACCAATGTTCTATCACTATTGGATCAAGATTTCATTGAT GATAAATTTACTTCATACACTAGTCTAATGGAACATATTATATCTTCACAACCTACAAGATGCAATGATTTGGAG AATTCGATGTTAGAAAGCAGCAGCACAAATGTTGACTTCAATTATAATTTGGTGAATGag GTTGAACAAAATGGAAATGATTCTATGCAGACTGTCATTGATGCAAAAAATATGTCTGAGGTGATTCCAGAAATGAATTTTGAAGCTCAAGTTGATTCTGTACAACCTTGGTCTCTAGATTTGTTTAATCTACAAGAATCTATTGAG CAACAGAGTTCAATTCTGTCTAGTGAGGCGAAAGTACTACTGAAGTTGATCCTGATTTGA
- the LOC127764638 gene encoding protein FAR1-RELATED SEQUENCE 4-like isoform X1 produces MNGKQPKTIITDQDGAMRAAIKNIFIEAKNRNCFFHIVSKALKRSGSLFKKRQGLYDIYNDIIHNSLTEEEFEFLWEDMIQVFNLQDINFLRNMWEIRKTFIPMYFKTNFCPFIQSTALSEGTNSRFKKNVGPQYSIRSFLTEYERVMDTIQNLEQHDDHESRTKRPSRMWSHYCIEYQAVRLYNNKIFKKFQFQLSKTNELEVEEIERMKCYAVFQSKNVINKEIRHRKYLVILDLDSEEFTCICCMFQKDGILCSHVLKIILHLKISRIPEKYIIQRWRKKQMTTDNIKRKSIIPVSESSVLRFNILSRKFCEITSRGAKTIPAYEFLMEEADKINEKLNDLIDNDNEVGVDEVNNDQDANMNDNSKNNVVQDERLPEEDFIEDPDITNSKGRPRQRYKTIREQIAEQESYHCSHCGRTDHTFPTCPFKHIEFDLPRKKKRKVQNINQKSSDDQNKSTGKQAATSSAAASKRKSQKKGQTIGGKKKEDGGKQFKQYSMMNTKGKRGGKDEIKIKIQKCVLLRSKFKYLNLYDYFCGCFFFVMT; encoded by the exons ATGAATGGAAAGCAACCAAAGACAATCATTACTGATCAGGATGGTGCTATGAGGGCAGCaatcaaaaatatattcatagaAGCCAAAAATCGAAATTGTTTCTTCCATATAGTCTCAAAAGCTCTGAAGAGATCTGGTTCTCTATTCAAGAAGAGACAAGGTCTTTATGACATATACAATGATATCATACACAACTCATTGACTGAAGAAGAATTTGAGTTTCTTTGGGAGGATATGATTCAAGTTTTTAATTTGCAAGACATCAATTTTCTGAGAAACATGTGGGAAATCAGAAAAACATTTATTCCAATGTATTTCAAAACAAATTTCTGCCCTTTCATTCAATCAACAGCACTAAGTGAGGGTACAAATTCCAGATTCAAAAAGAATGTAGGGCCACAGTACAGCATTAGAAGTTTCTTGACAGAGTATGAAAGAGTTATGGACACTATTCAAAATCTAGAGCAACATGATGATCATGAATCAAGGACAAAAAGACCAAGTAGAATGTGGTCACACTATTGTATTGAATACCAAGCAGTGAGGTTGTATAACAACaaaatattcaaaaaatttcagtTTCAGCTCAGCAAGACAAATGAATTGGAAGTTGAGGAAATTGAGAGAATGAAGTGTTATGCAGTGTTTCAATCAAAGAATGTGATCAACAAGGAAATAAGACATAGAAAATACCTTGTGATATTGGACTTGGACTCAGAGGAATTCACATGCATTTGTTGTATGTTTCAGAAGGATGGCATTCTTTGCTCACATGTATTGAAGATTATACTTCACCTCAAAATCAGCAGAATaccagaaaaatatattattcagAGATGGAGGAAGAAACAAATGACAACAGATAACATCAAGAGAAAAAGTATCATACCAGTTTCTGAGTCTTCAGTTCTCCGATTCAATATCCTTTCAAGGAAATTCTGTGAAATTACCTCAAGAGGTGCAAAAACAATTCCAGCATATGAGTTCTTGATGGAAGAGGCAGATAAGATTAATGAAAAATTGAATGATTTGATTGATAATGATAATGAAGTTGGAGTTGATGAAGTGAACAATGATCAAGATGCAAATATGAATGAcaattcaaaaaataatgtaGTTCAGGATGAGAGATTACCTGAAGAAGACTTCATAGAAGATCCAGACATAACAAATTCAAAGGGGAGGCCAAGACAGAGATATAAAACAATTAGAGAGCAAATAGCAGAACAAGAAAGTTATCACTGCAGTCATTGTGGTAGGACAGACCACACCTTTCCAACGTGTCCATTCAAGCATATTGAATTTGATTtgccaagaaaaaagaaaaggaaagttcaaaacataaatcaaaag AGTTCAGATGATCAGAACAAAAGCACAGGAAAGCAGGCAGCTACATCAAGTGCTGCAGCAAGTAAAAGGAAATCTCAAAAAAAGGGGCAGACAATtggaggcaaaaaaaaagaagatggagGTAAACAGTTCAAGCAGTATAGTATGATGAATACAAAAGGCAAAAGAGGTGGAAAAGAtgagatcaaaatcaaaattcaaaaatgtgTACTGTTGAGATCAAAATTTAAGTACTTGAATTTGTATGATTACTTCtgtggatgttttttttttgtgatgacATGA